Part of the Labrenzia sp. PHM005 genome is shown below.
TAATTGCGGTGGTCTTTGTCGTGCTTGGAATCGGCGGGATCATGTATCTGGATCACCGGTTTTCCCTGACTGTCGGCGACCGGCCGTTTGCGATCAAAGGGCGCCGGATTGAATCCGACGATCCATTCGTCGTCCGCCAGTTCAAGAAGTTCTATGCGCTTCGCGTGGCCTATTCGTTGTTCTTGCTTGTGATGCTGTTTGTGGTGGTCTCCCATGTCGGATGAATCGCGGATCGTTACTCCGGAAATCCGGGGTGACGAAATCGACAGCACCATGCGCCCGCAAGCGCTGGATGATTTTGTTGGCCAGGCCCAGGCCCGCGCCAATCTGAAAGTCTTCATCGGCGCTGCCAAAGCGCGCGGTGAAGCTCTCGACCACGTTCTTTTTGTCGGGCCTCCAGGACTTGGCAAAACCACGCTTGCTCAGATTATGGCGCGTGAGCTTGGGGTGAATTTTAGGGCAACCTCCGGTCCCGTGATTGCAAAAGCCGGCGATCTGGCCGCGCTTTTGACAAATCTGGAAGAGCGCGATGTTCTTTTCATCGATGAGATCCACCGGCTCAACCCGGCGGTCGAAGAAGTGCTCTACCCGGCGATGGAGGACTATCAGCTTGATCTGATCATCGGTGAAGGGCCGGCGGCGCGTTCCGTAAAGATTGATCTGGCCAAATTCACACTTGTGGCGGCAACCACCCGGCTCGGCCTATTGACGACGCCGCTGCGTGACCGTTTTGGCATTCCAGTCCGCTTGGAGTTTTATACGGTCCCGGAGCTGGAACACATCGTCAAACGTGGCGCATCGATCCTTGGCATTGGAATAGCAGAAGACGGCGCGCATGAAATTGCCAAACGATCCCGGGGAACACCCCGGATTGCTGGACGCCTGTTGCGCCGTGTCCGGGACTTTGCCGTGTTCGAAGGTGTCGAAAAAGTTGACCGAACGCTTGCAGATAAAGCGCTCCGCCAGCTGGAAGTCGATAGCGCCGGGCTCGACAGCCTTGACCGCCGGTATCTCAATCAGATCGCCGTCAATTTTGGTGGTGGGCCTGTTGGGATTGAAACAATTGCCGCCGCGCTTTCGGAGCCGCGTGATGCAATCGAAGAAATCGTGGAACCTTATCTCATTCAAAACGGATTCTTACAGCGCACACCGCGGGGGCGAATCCTCACACCAAATGCATTTGAGCATCTTGGCCTTGCTGCCCCGCCACGTCCAGATGGACCGCAAATGGGGCTTTTCATGGATTCGGATTAGGTGAAACCTAGTGAAATGTTATAGTTCTTTAGCAATTTTACTGATCTCAATTATAACTAGTTAACCTTTAGTTGGCGTTTTGCCCCTAGTTTGCCAGGAACTCCTGGGGGGAACTATGCGTAAGCGTTTATCTTCAAAACTTGCACTGATGTTTTTGGCCGGCGCAATGGTGATGTGTGTCGCTATTGTTGTTGTTACATCCACGATTTCCCGTGATGTAGCTAATGGTCAGGCTGATAGTGCTCTTAAAAGTGCGACCAATGCGAAGCTGAAAGTCTTGGACCTAGCGCTGGGTCAAGTCACCGACAGCGCCAAATTCTTCTCTACTCTGGAAGAAGCAAAAGACGGCCTGATGAAGACGCTGGTCGGCTGGAAAAACCTGAAGGAAAACCAGACTGCGATCCTTCGGAAAATGTTCGTTGAGGACAATCCGCACCCAGAACATGAGCGCCATCTGCTGCATGAACCATCGGAGTCGAATTACTATGTGAACAATCACAAAGTGATTCATCCGGCCTTTCAGGAGCTTATCGCTCAAGGACTGTTCTCCGACGTCGCGCTCGCAAATCCGGACGGCTTCATCACCTATTCCTATAACAAGGGCCCGGAATTCGCGTATCACTATGATGCTGCAGAAATCAGCGGGCATCCGGTTCAAACGGCTTTAAAGCCCCTGTTCGCAAAGATTCCGGATGAATCTTTGGAGTCTGGCCAGATCTTCACGTCTGGTTTTGTGACTATGGATAATGGTCAGGTTTCCCTCGTGCTCGCTGCGCCGGTCTTCTATCTCGACCGTTTCTTCGGTGCGATCGCATTCTCCGCGAATATGGAAAATCTCGCTGGACTTTTGAACGAACCGACTGGCCTTGCAGACAGCGAACAGATCTTCCTCATTGATGCCCTGAATCAACTCGTCAGCTTTGATGAGATGGGTAAGGTAAAAGAGCTCCATACGGCTGAAAGTGCCGCTCAAGATGGCCTCACCATGGAATTCCACGGCGAAGGTTACCGTTATGCCGAAGCCAAAAGCGCGTACGGCAACACGTCTTACGGCGTGGTCGATGCTGTGCGCCAGACCGAACTTTCGGCCGCTGCGGATCGAATCACTTACGGTGCTGTTATCTCCGGTATCTTGTGCCTGCTGCCAGTCGTCGGTTTGATTTGGTGGATCACCGGGCGGATGTTTGCACCGTTGGAGCGTTTGTCAGGTACTGCCCGCAAGATTGCGGACGGCGATCTTGATGTTGGTGTTGAAGCGACCGAACGCCAGGACGAAATCGGCCGCATGGCGCGCTGCATCGAGATTTTCAAAGAGAATTCGATTGAACGTGAACGTCTGGCTGAAGAACGGAAAGTCGGTCATATCGCCCGCGCAGAGCGTGAGCAA
Proteins encoded:
- a CDS encoding endonuclease, with the protein product MIAFTYAVIAVVFVVLGIGGIMYLDHRFSLTVGDRPFAIKGRRIESDDPFVVRQFKKFYALRVAYSLFLLVMLFVVVSHVG
- the ruvB gene encoding Holliday junction branch migration DNA helicase RuvB, whose translation is MSDESRIVTPEIRGDEIDSTMRPQALDDFVGQAQARANLKVFIGAAKARGEALDHVLFVGPPGLGKTTLAQIMARELGVNFRATSGPVIAKAGDLAALLTNLEERDVLFIDEIHRLNPAVEEVLYPAMEDYQLDLIIGEGPAARSVKIDLAKFTLVAATTRLGLLTTPLRDRFGIPVRLEFYTVPELEHIVKRGASILGIGIAEDGAHEIAKRSRGTPRIAGRLLRRVRDFAVFEGVEKVDRTLADKALRQLEVDSAGLDSLDRRYLNQIAVNFGGGPVGIETIAAALSEPRDAIEEIVEPYLIQNGFLQRTPRGRILTPNAFEHLGLAAPPRPDGPQMGLFMDSD
- a CDS encoding methyl-accepting chemotaxis protein; the protein is MRKRLSSKLALMFLAGAMVMCVAIVVVTSTISRDVANGQADSALKSATNAKLKVLDLALGQVTDSAKFFSTLEEAKDGLMKTLVGWKNLKENQTAILRKMFVEDNPHPEHERHLLHEPSESNYYVNNHKVIHPAFQELIAQGLFSDVALANPDGFITYSYNKGPEFAYHYDAAEISGHPVQTALKPLFAKIPDESLESGQIFTSGFVTMDNGQVSLVLAAPVFYLDRFFGAIAFSANMENLAGLLNEPTGLADSEQIFLIDALNQLVSFDEMGKVKELHTAESAAQDGLTMEFHGEGYRYAEAKSAYGNTSYGVVDAVRQTELSAAADRITYGAVISGILCLLPVVGLIWWITGRMFAPLERLSGTARKIADGDLDVGVEATERQDEIGRMARCIEIFKENSIERERLAEERKVGHIARAEREQKIDDLINHFRTESQSVLELVETNIIRVEELSDALSTRSSSAADQGQTAVTSSENASSNVQAVASATEELNASISEISRQVETTATIVEQTTVAAQSSNSKISGLAEAANKIGDVVSLISEIAEQTNLLALNATIEAARAGDAGKGFAVVASEVKSLAGQTAKATEEISTQIAAIQASTTDAVEEIARVSESVEEVNSYTGTISDAVQQQGAATNEISRNVAEAADGTRSVASTVVSLNQGVAENSEAVGDMLNATIEMKQQADRLRGSVEKFLSEVAAA